In one window of Lepus europaeus isolate LE1 chromosome 14, mLepTim1.pri, whole genome shotgun sequence DNA:
- the CCSAP gene encoding centriole, cilia and spindle-associated protein gives MSPGSGVKSEYMKRYQEPRWDEYGPCYRELLHYRLGRRLLEQAHAPWLWDDWGPGGSSDDSASSSATSGAGRPAAPAPRCAPASPPPPAEPAALEEPARRAREPAEEQDTEARDAEAQEAEDATVPALPAKDVEGKPEQPTKTKETDKLAVSVEPRQPPSALFARGNRKVAKSPQRSSSKIKENRHPFALYGWGEKQMDTGSQKTHNVCASAPVHEIHESALRAKNRRQVEKRRLVAQRQRAHSVEVEKTRKGKASSSENPWMTEYMRCYSARA, from the exons ATGTCCCCGGGAAGCGGGGTGAAGAGCGAGTACATGAAGCGCTACCAGGAGCCGCGCTGGGACGAGTACGGGCCCTGCTACCGGGAGCTGCTGCACTACCGCCTGGGCCGCCGGCTGCTCGAGCAGGCGCACGCGCCCTGGCTCTGGGACGACTGGGGCCCAGGCGGCTCCTCGGACGACTCGGCGTCGTCGTCGGCAACGTCGGGCGCCGGGCGCCCAGCGGCTCCCGCGCCCCGGTGCGCCCCAGCCTCGCCCCCGCCGCCCGCGGAGCCCGCTGCGCTGGAGGAGCCGGCGCGGCGCGCCCGGGAGCCCGCGGAGGAGCAGGACACCGAGGCCAGGGACGCCGAGGCGCAGGAAGCGGAGGACGCGACCGTGCCAG cCCTGCCAGCGAAAGATGTAGAAGGAAAACCTGAACAGCCAACCAAAACAAAAGAGACTGACAAGTTAGCCGTCAGTGTCGAACCTCGACAACCGCCAAGTGCCTTATTTGCCAGAGGAAATAGGAAAGTGGCCAAAAGTCCGCAAAGGTCATCAAGTAAGATAAAAGAGAACAGGCATCCGTTTGCCCTTTATGGCTGGGGAGAAAAACAGATGGATACGGGGAGCCAGAAGACTCACAACGTCTGCGCATCTGCTCCTGTGCACGAG ATCCATGAGTCAGCATTACGCGCCAAGAACAGAAGACAGGTGGAAAAAAGGAGACTGGTAGCTCAGAGGCAGCGTGCTCACTCTGTGGAGGTGGAGAAGACCAGAAAGGGGAAGGCTTCCTCCTCAGAGAACCCGTGGATGACAGAGTACATGCGATGCTATTCAGCAAGAGCCTAA